The proteins below come from a single Methanomicrobiales archaeon genomic window:
- a CDS encoding DUF6345 domain-containing protein, producing MRNKSIGAGILALILLSALSVPVSAYQYSITNVEQYDHSEDLYPFGTGVSHAVKNRLNNAEWSQKFYEVDWNVNEYDLGYSQSGYQGLDEAEFHNHFGHGINLLGETHIEFSNYPFGDFDRGEVYKKWDYTDKWVVIDACHILANLQWGGALEYSHGILGFSTLEAAYVELPDRFLRNCIDYDHTIGYAWQQATQEVFGSDVTARVIFDTQTQLLNDHLSGQGYVAPNENPDDDAIYYDSWAC from the coding sequence TTGAGAAACAAATCGATAGGAGCTGGAATCCTGGCTCTTATTCTTTTGAGCGCTTTGAGTGTTCCGGTATCAGCATACCAGTACTCCATTACAAATGTGGAGCAGTATGACCACTCTGAAGATCTGTACCCTTTCGGAACAGGCGTATCCCATGCAGTGAAAAATCGGTTAAATAACGCAGAATGGTCTCAGAAATTCTACGAAGTAGATTGGAATGTAAATGAATACGATCTCGGTTATTCGCAGTCTGGATACCAAGGGCTGGATGAGGCTGAATTTCACAACCACTTCGGACACGGGATCAACTTGCTAGGAGAAACCCACATAGAGTTTTCGAATTATCCTTTTGGAGATTTTGATCGAGGAGAAGTGTATAAAAAGTGGGATTATACAGATAAGTGGGTCGTAATCGATGCATGTCACATACTGGCTAACCTGCAATGGGGTGGTGCACTGGAGTACTCGCATGGAATTTTAGGATTTTCGACGCTCGAAGCAGCGTATGTGGAACTCCCTGACAGGTTCCTGCGTAATTGCATTGATTACGATCATACTATTGGATACGCATGGCAGCAGGCAACTCAAGAAGTATTTGGCTCGGATGTAACTGCCAGAGTCATATTTGATACCCAAACTCAACTTTTGAACGACCACTTATCCGGGCAGGGTTATGTAGCACCGAACGAAAATCCGGACGACGACGCAATCTACTACGATAGCTGGGCGTGTTAA
- a CDS encoding winged helix-turn-helix domain-containing protein has protein sequence MIPKQIILDRSLLKLLASDTRIDILKKLEKRKMTVSELSRDLNLAKATVHEHLERMSAAGIINCIDNGHKWIYYELTPEGRSLVRQPPSIRFMLVLSFAAAAACVAGFVAIIYSIFFHPSDYLPPAQGGLGVNLLGLGLFLLSSGIILVYYAVSSWKCIQQLSEKILSE, from the coding sequence TTGATACCTAAACAGATTATTTTGGATAGGTCGCTACTCAAACTGCTCGCCTCCGACACGAGAATAGATATCCTGAAAAAATTAGAGAAGCGCAAAATGACCGTGAGCGAACTGTCCAGAGATCTAAACCTCGCAAAAGCCACGGTTCACGAACATCTCGAGAGGATGAGTGCCGCTGGAATCATTAACTGCATTGACAATGGCCATAAATGGATATATTACGAATTGACACCGGAAGGCCGCTCTCTCGTACGACAACCGCCATCCATCCGATTCATGTTAGTCCTTTCATTCGCGGCAGCTGCCGCTTGTGTTGCGGGATTTGTCGCAATCATCTACAGTATCTTCTTCCACCCATCGGACTATCTTCCACCAGCTCAGGGAGGGTTGGGAGTGAATCTTCTCGGACTCGGTCTGTTTTTACTGTCATCAGGAATTATTCTGGTATATTATGCCGTATCCAGTTGGAAATGCATTCAGCAATTATCTGAAAAAATCCTGTCAGAATAG
- a CDS encoding NusA-like transcription termination signal-binding factor, producing the protein MERTIGFKERRYIEELRILTKSTALDCIIDERFDRVIYVMKPGDMGLAIGRKGENIKKMQRVLGRKIEMVEYAEDRDRFIANIFKPAEVVAVEVDPEKNSINVRVRKKSDLGIAIGKGGINVEKARMLCRRFLQLNLNEVLLAEEEYGKDRDTVGAVGSHR; encoded by the coding sequence ATGGAACGCACAATCGGCTTTAAAGAGAGGCGATACATAGAAGAACTCAGAATTCTCACGAAATCCACTGCCTTGGACTGCATCATCGACGAACGCTTCGATCGGGTTATCTACGTGATGAAACCGGGCGACATGGGGCTCGCGATCGGGAGAAAAGGGGAAAATATCAAGAAGATGCAGAGAGTGCTCGGACGGAAGATCGAGATGGTCGAATACGCCGAGGATCGGGATCGGTTCATCGCCAACATCTTCAAACCCGCCGAGGTGGTCGCCGTGGAGGTCGATCCTGAAAAGAACTCGATCAATGTCCGGGTCAGAAAGAAGAGCGATCTGGGTATCGCCATCGGAAAGGGCGGGATCAACGTGGAGAAGGCCAGAATGCTGTGCAGGCGGTTCCTGCAGCTGAATCTGAACGAAGTGCTGCTCGCCGAGGAGGAGTATGGCAAGGATAGAGATACTGTCGGAGCTGTGGGAAGTCATCGATGA
- the hisE gene encoding phosphoribosyl-ATP diphosphatase, with amino-acid sequence MARIEILSELWEVIDERVARPSPQSYVSRLIQDEKGIDRVLEKVGEEAVEFILAVKGGVAERTVSEAADLVFHVLVALRAADIELDAVLGELERRRR; translated from the coding sequence ATGGCAAGGATAGAGATACTGTCGGAGCTGTGGGAAGTCATCGATGAGCGGGTCGCCAGACCTTCGCCGCAGTCCTACGTGAGCCGGCTCATCCAGGACGAGAAGGGCATCGACAGGGTGCTGGAGAAGGTCGGCGAGGAGGCAGTGGAGTTCATCCTCGCTGTAAAAGGGGGAGTTGCCGAGCGGACGGTCAGTGAGGCGGCCGATCTCGTCTTCCACGTGCTCGTGGCGCTCCGGGCTGCGGATATCGAACTGGATGCGGTTCTCGGGGAACTGGAGCGCCGCAGGCGGTGA
- a CDS encoding PAS domain S-box protein: protein MDERTPEASQFFWLLDELNYGVVLIDTDLKILWLNHALEDLFGIRRENVQGQDVLSFIREAIVPRIDDGASLLERASASVAGGVSIRDVECHLKEPVAGVEWLDYSSQIVENGPFAGMRMDIYQDVTLRKQLEEELAQHFGHLGEMIEERTKELRELNEQLQHEIQDRRRVEEELSKERDFSSRLIQGSPAFMVAIDARSHVVMMNESMLHALGFTQEEVIGKNYFTQFIPEEDRESLRAFLQGKISAKEPFAYEHRLRTKEGRELLVEWLGRVVYRDTGEFDYFFGIGIDITERRRVESALSQSENLYRTIFETTGSATIIINEDATIALANTEFERVFGYSQGETVGRSWIDLIPREDGERMKEYHRLRLIDPNLAPRNYEIRLIDRKGDLRNVAVTIAMIPGSGKSVASLLDITERKRAEEEIRQHNRYLSTINQVIAAVASAGSLDELLNVALERTVALLEFDAGAIYLVDPLRKKATMKVQRGLPDWYLKQMETLDIQGAPYSRIFGDGEPWYMEKKDIGILSFASIPFLAGEDVIGAVHLATAKQYPFTEKERDILGSISRQIGSAIQKRLLQEKLEKAYRESTLYLDIISHDINNANNVSIMYAELLSDMLEGEKKEFAEKLVASIRRSIEIIGNVSKIRRVYEDRPVLKPIDLDSVIRSEIRTFPDAAISYDGTDVMVTADYLLAEVFANLIGNSLKFGGPHVSIAIRIEERDDEVEVTVEDNGPGISDKVKPLIFNRFQRGESKASGKGLGLYLSRMLVERYGGTIWVEDRVQSHPEMGVAIKFRLKKA from the coding sequence ATGGATGAGAGAACCCCTGAAGCCTCCCAGTTCTTCTGGCTGCTCGACGAGCTGAACTACGGGGTAGTGCTCATCGATACCGATCTCAAGATTCTGTGGCTGAACCACGCCCTGGAGGATCTCTTCGGTATACGGCGGGAGAATGTGCAGGGGCAGGATGTCCTATCTTTCATTCGGGAGGCGATCGTACCCCGGATCGACGACGGTGCATCGCTGCTGGAGCGGGCATCCGCGTCAGTGGCAGGAGGGGTCTCCATCCGGGACGTCGAATGTCACCTGAAAGAGCCCGTGGCCGGGGTGGAATGGCTCGACTACTCCAGCCAGATCGTCGAGAATGGTCCGTTCGCCGGCATGCGCATGGACATCTACCAGGATGTGACGCTCCGCAAGCAGCTCGAAGAGGAACTCGCCCAGCACTTCGGGCATCTGGGTGAGATGATAGAAGAGAGGACCAAAGAGCTGCGCGAATTGAATGAACAGCTCCAGCACGAGATCCAGGATCGGAGGAGGGTAGAAGAGGAGCTCTCGAAGGAGCGGGACTTCAGTTCCAGACTGATCCAGGGATCCCCCGCCTTCATGGTCGCGATCGACGCTCGGAGCCATGTGGTGATGATGAACGAATCCATGCTCCACGCTCTGGGGTTTACGCAGGAAGAAGTGATCGGAAAGAACTATTTCACCCAGTTCATCCCGGAGGAGGACCGCGAATCGCTCAGGGCGTTCCTTCAGGGGAAGATCTCGGCAAAGGAGCCGTTCGCCTACGAACACAGACTCCGCACGAAGGAGGGGCGTGAACTCCTGGTGGAGTGGCTGGGGAGGGTGGTGTATCGGGATACCGGTGAGTTCGATTATTTCTTCGGGATAGGCATCGACATCACCGAACGGAGGCGGGTGGAGTCGGCGCTGTCCCAGTCCGAGAATCTCTACCGCACCATTTTCGAGACGACAGGCTCGGCGACGATCATCATCAACGAAGATGCAACGATAGCCCTGGCAAACACCGAGTTCGAGCGGGTGTTCGGGTACTCCCAGGGCGAGACGGTGGGAAGGAGCTGGATCGACCTCATTCCCCGGGAAGATGGCGAGCGGATGAAGGAGTACCACCGTCTCCGCCTGATCGACCCGAATCTCGCTCCCCGCAACTATGAGATCCGTCTCATCGACAGGAAGGGGGATCTCCGGAATGTGGCCGTAACGATTGCCATGATTCCCGGCAGTGGGAAGAGCGTGGCCTCTCTTCTGGATATCACCGAGCGGAAGCGGGCGGAGGAGGAGATCCGGCAGCACAACAGGTACCTCTCGACGATAAACCAGGTGATCGCGGCAGTCGCATCCGCGGGAAGCCTGGACGAACTTCTGAACGTCGCTCTCGAGAGGACCGTTGCCCTCCTGGAGTTCGATGCGGGAGCGATCTACCTGGTCGATCCCCTGCGAAAGAAGGCGACGATGAAGGTGCAGAGGGGTCTGCCGGACTGGTATCTGAAACAGATGGAGACGCTCGATATCCAGGGGGCCCCCTACTCGCGGATATTCGGCGACGGGGAACCCTGGTACATGGAGAAGAAGGATATCGGAATTCTCTCCTTTGCGAGTATCCCTTTCCTGGCCGGAGAAGACGTGATCGGTGCGGTTCACCTCGCCACCGCGAAGCAGTATCCCTTCACCGAGAAGGAGAGGGATATCCTCGGGTCGATCAGCCGGCAGATTGGAAGCGCAATCCAGAAGCGGTTGCTCCAGGAGAAATTGGAGAAGGCGTACCGTGAGTCCACGCTCTACCTGGATATCATCAGCCACGACATCAACAATGCCAACAACGTCTCCATCATGTACGCCGAACTTCTATCGGACATGCTCGAGGGGGAGAAGAAGGAGTTCGCGGAGAAACTGGTTGCGAGCATCAGGAGGAGCATCGAGATTATCGGCAACGTCTCGAAGATCCGCAGGGTGTACGAGGACAGACCGGTTCTCAAACCCATCGACCTGGACTCCGTCATCCGCTCCGAGATCCGCACCTTCCCGGATGCGGCGATCAGCTATGACGGCACCGACGTCATGGTGACTGCGGACTATCTCCTCGCCGAGGTGTTCGCCAACCTCATCGGCAACAGCCTGAAGTTCGGCGGACCTCATGTCTCCATCGCCATCCGCATCGAGGAGCGGGATGACGAGGTGGAAGTCACCGTCGAGGACAATGGACCCGGTATATCCGATAAGGTCAAACCGCTCATCTTCAACCGATTCCAGCGGGGGGAGTCGAAGGCCAGCGGCAAGGGTCTCGGGCTCTATCTCTCGCGGATGCTGGTGGAGCGGTACGGGGGGACGATATGGGTGGAGGATCGGGTGCAGTCCCACCCCGAGATGGGTGTCGCCATCAAGTTCAGGCTGAAGAAGGCCTGA
- a CDS encoding bifunctional nuclease family protein: protein MDLVKCAVQGVFISVTELGTAPTVVLDVGGGSCIPVYIGLWEAISISNALNKDVLPRPITHDLFIELLNNFGLSLEELHIDSLEDGVYYAKMVLRQGDRCELLDCRPSDGIAIALRAGAPILVDNEVIQMASIKRENLPQVVDINNYF from the coding sequence ATGGATCTGGTCAAGTGTGCAGTCCAGGGGGTGTTCATCTCCGTCACAGAGCTGGGAACTGCCCCCACGGTCGTGCTGGATGTCGGCGGGGGTTCCTGCATCCCTGTCTACATCGGATTATGGGAGGCGATCTCCATCAGCAATGCCCTGAATAAAGACGTCCTGCCGCGCCCCATCACGCACGATCTCTTCATCGAGCTGCTGAACAATTTCGGGCTCTCGCTTGAGGAGCTGCACATCGACTCGCTCGAGGATGGGGTGTACTATGCGAAGATGGTGCTCCGGCAGGGCGATCGGTGCGAACTCCTGGACTGTCGCCCCAGCGATGGCATCGCTATTGCCCTCCGTGCCGGTGCGCCCATCCTCGTGGACAATGAAGTGATCCAGATGGCATCGATCAAGAGGGAGAATCTCCCCCAAGTGGTCGATATCAACAATTATTTCTGA
- a CDS encoding flippase-like domain-containing protein, producing the protein MRKKYRKWFWISILFSTAVLAAVLYFTFDETTVEYLSRIDPLFLILALGLHVAALAVWAAKIQKMAQSLGYRVGFLYCLNLVNANLLIAAITPSQAGGEPVRIHELYAANVRLGDATALVITERILDGFVLAIGGAVTIFLLGTMSLSSWIGWLILAAWIGVISILLIFFYSMNNPDLLKRLAKRASSPFTRKWDPDRVQRFGNRVDCEVDNFHSSLSLFTHQGRRGLLWGTFLTTVFWSLEFLTPSFILMGLGTSPHFVESFVAQIVIAIVMMVPLTPGGSGVAEVSAYSLYALFVDSAIVGIFVMLWRAIFFYFNISLGVLSSIPILRRKVDRLDRDGR; encoded by the coding sequence ATGAGAAAGAAATACAGGAAATGGTTCTGGATATCGATTCTCTTCAGCACCGCCGTCCTTGCAGCCGTGCTCTACTTCACGTTCGACGAGACCACCGTGGAGTATCTCTCGCGGATCGATCCCCTGTTCCTTATCCTGGCACTGGGTCTGCATGTGGCAGCCCTCGCTGTCTGGGCGGCGAAGATCCAGAAGATGGCGCAGTCACTCGGGTATCGGGTGGGATTTCTGTACTGCCTCAATCTGGTCAATGCAAACCTTCTGATAGCGGCGATCACGCCCTCCCAGGCCGGCGGGGAGCCGGTGCGTATCCACGAGCTCTATGCGGCGAACGTCAGGCTCGGAGATGCGACGGCGCTCGTCATCACCGAACGGATCCTGGACGGGTTCGTCCTGGCGATCGGCGGAGCTGTGACCATCTTCCTCCTGGGGACGATGAGTCTCTCGTCCTGGATCGGATGGCTGATCCTTGCCGCATGGATCGGGGTGATCTCGATCCTGTTGATCTTCTTCTACTCGATGAATAACCCGGATCTCCTCAAACGACTGGCGAAACGGGCGAGCTCTCCGTTTACGCGAAAATGGGATCCCGATCGGGTGCAGCGGTTCGGAAATCGAGTCGACTGCGAGGTTGACAACTTCCACTCCAGTCTCTCGCTCTTCACGCACCAGGGGCGCCGGGGACTGCTGTGGGGCACGTTCCTAACGACGGTCTTCTGGAGTCTGGAGTTCCTCACGCCTTCGTTCATTCTGATGGGACTCGGTACATCGCCCCACTTCGTGGAATCCTTTGTCGCCCAGATCGTCATTGCCATCGTGATGATGGTCCCGCTGACGCCGGGCGGCTCCGGTGTCGCGGAGGTGAGCGCATACTCTCTCTACGCTCTCTTCGTGGATTCGGCCATTGTGGGCATATTCGTGATGCTGTGGCGCGCAATATTCTTTTACTTCAATATATCCCTCGGCGTGCTGTCCAGCATCCCGATCCTGCGGAGGAAGGTGGATCGTCTCGATCGCGATGGCAGGTGA
- a CDS encoding DUF357 domain-containing protein — MRIDAAGRELERALLTLACTPPENTALHRVADEIREMASAYCRDGRAFFERGDRVNALAAYSYAHGWIEGGRYLGLIVLEGSTALPRFTERVPDAVQPLLEEKARRYGSLLMRGLQALEFAPERSTALHGAALHATRVAEGMVAAGSGYHRGGDAENALACYSYGFAWLDAGIRAGLFRISCDRDLFTI, encoded by the coding sequence ATGAGAATCGATGCAGCCGGCAGGGAGCTGGAACGGGCGCTCCTCACCCTCGCATGCACGCCCCCCGAGAACACCGCGCTCCACCGCGTTGCAGATGAGATCCGGGAGATGGCATCCGCCTACTGCCGGGATGGCCGTGCCTTTTTCGAGCGGGGTGACCGCGTGAACGCCCTTGCCGCCTACTCCTATGCTCACGGGTGGATCGAGGGGGGACGGTATCTGGGGCTGATCGTCCTGGAAGGATCCACAGCCCTGCCCCGCTTCACGGAACGGGTTCCGGATGCCGTGCAGCCCCTTCTGGAGGAGAAGGCGCGCCGCTACGGCAGTCTTCTGATGCGCGGGCTGCAGGCGCTTGAGTTCGCCCCCGAACGCAGCACAGCCCTCCACGGGGCTGCTCTCCATGCCACGCGGGTGGCTGAGGGGATGGTTGCCGCAGGATCCGGGTATCACCGCGGCGGGGATGCGGAGAATGCGCTGGCATGCTACAGCTACGGGTTCGCCTGGCTGGATGCGGGGATCCGAGCCGGTCTCTTTCGGATCTCCTGCGACCGGGATCTCTTCACGATATGA
- the dph5 gene encoding diphthine synthase, which produces MLTFVGLGLYDERDISCKGLECVRKADHVYLECYTSRLTGTTVDRLQAFFGKPLQLLERNAIEQDPAELLDRARNGRVVLLTGGDPMVSTTHIDLRLRAAAAGIPTHIIHGASISTAVCGITGLQNYRFGKSCSIPYPRKGWFPLTPWETVRINLELNLHTLVFLDIQPDRCMTIPEGIELLERMAHTAGEELPSLYVGVARAGSRNPRVAAGSGEALKRIDFGPPLHVLAVPAELHPMEREYLDTFARL; this is translated from the coding sequence GTGCTGACATTCGTGGGTCTGGGACTCTATGACGAGCGCGACATCTCCTGCAAGGGGCTCGAATGTGTCCGAAAGGCGGATCATGTCTACCTGGAATGCTACACCTCGAGGCTCACGGGCACGACGGTGGACCGCCTGCAGGCGTTCTTTGGAAAGCCGCTGCAGCTGCTGGAGAGGAATGCGATCGAACAGGATCCTGCCGAACTCCTCGACCGTGCCCGGAATGGGCGGGTCGTCCTCCTCACCGGCGGCGATCCCATGGTATCCACCACTCACATCGATCTGCGCCTTCGAGCGGCGGCGGCAGGCATCCCGACGCACATCATCCACGGGGCGTCCATATCCACGGCGGTCTGCGGCATCACCGGGCTCCAGAACTACCGCTTCGGAAAGTCATGCTCCATCCCGTACCCCCGCAAGGGATGGTTTCCGCTCACACCCTGGGAGACCGTCCGCATCAACCTGGAGCTGAATCTCCATACTCTGGTATTCCTGGACATCCAGCCGGATCGCTGCATGACCATCCCGGAAGGGATCGAACTCCTGGAGAGGATGGCGCACACGGCGGGGGAAGAGCTGCCCTCGCTGTACGTGGGAGTCGCCCGTGCCGGGTCCCGGAATCCGCGCGTGGCGGCAGGAAGCGGTGAAGCGCTGAAACGCATAGATTTCGGACCGCCTCTCCACGTTCTCGCCGTACCGGCGGAACTGCATCCGATGGAGAGGGAGTACCTGGATACGTTCGCTCGCCTATGA
- the feoB gene encoding ferrous iron transport protein B yields MKIALIGNPSVGKSLIFNQLTGLGVEVSNYPGTTVALQRGSVCYKREMIEIVDLPGIYSLDGESEEEQLAREYLKKGGVDLALVVVNATRLERNLFLLLQVAECGVPMLAVLNMIDEVESGGYEIDIDRLREILGIEVLTTAAPEGRGIERIIPAALFSARPSPVRIPYDYHIEGAVRSLEKVEGAARAEAILALLGIAEKPELLEAATAIVEEIEKTHRMTVRQIIEANRHHFAHQIALKVIRRRDVPPSFDLDRLFTRTIPGIPLMIAIMLAMLLTVFTVGSFLEEVITGLFDILLLQPIAALALPPLVGTVAIAVALALQAGFGIAFPFVLTFYMLLALIEDSGYMTRVAFLADKTMHQFGLHGEAVIPLVLAFGCNVPAVMATKNLQSRRERMIAATLVTMVPCSARTVIITGIVAAFIGIVAALSVYTIVLLLVLITGLILSKTVSGERFGMILEMVPLRRPDPLLVLRKSWTRLREFLFVAMPLLIAGSIVLSLLEFFGILAIFQDLVSPLFVDLLGLPPYAATALLFGILRKEMAFETLAVLAGTADLPLVMTSLQLFVFAVVSTLFVPCISTIAILYRQLNARTALLVSIYTVLLGLVVGATIHRVAI; encoded by the coding sequence ATGAAGATCGCACTCATCGGAAATCCGAGCGTCGGAAAGTCGCTCATCTTCAACCAGCTCACCGGCCTCGGCGTGGAGGTGAGCAACTACCCGGGCACCACGGTCGCCCTGCAGCGGGGGAGCGTCTGCTACAAGCGGGAGATGATCGAGATCGTCGACCTCCCCGGCATCTACTCCCTTGACGGCGAATCGGAGGAGGAGCAGCTGGCGCGGGAGTACCTCAAGAAGGGCGGCGTGGATCTGGCTCTGGTCGTCGTCAACGCCACGCGTCTGGAGCGAAACCTCTTCCTCCTTCTCCAGGTCGCCGAGTGCGGAGTCCCGATGCTCGCCGTGCTCAATATGATCGACGAGGTGGAGAGCGGGGGCTACGAGATCGATATCGACAGACTGCGCGAGATCCTGGGCATTGAAGTGCTGACCACAGCCGCTCCCGAAGGGCGGGGGATAGAGAGGATCATTCCCGCCGCCCTCTTCTCAGCGCGCCCTTCCCCGGTGAGGATACCCTACGACTACCATATCGAGGGGGCCGTACGCAGCCTGGAGAAAGTCGAGGGAGCCGCCCGGGCGGAGGCGATCCTGGCGCTTCTGGGCATCGCCGAGAAGCCCGAGCTGCTGGAGGCGGCCACTGCGATCGTGGAGGAGATCGAGAAGACGCACCGCATGACCGTGCGGCAGATCATCGAGGCCAACCGTCACCATTTCGCCCATCAGATCGCCCTCAAAGTTATCAGAAGGAGAGATGTCCCTCCCTCGTTCGACCTGGACAGGCTGTTCACCCGAACAATACCCGGCATCCCCCTCATGATCGCCATCATGCTTGCCATGCTGCTCACAGTCTTTACCGTGGGGTCCTTCCTGGAGGAGGTGATCACCGGACTCTTCGATATTCTGCTGCTCCAGCCGATCGCGGCCCTCGCTCTCCCGCCGCTCGTCGGCACGGTGGCGATCGCCGTGGCGCTCGCACTCCAGGCCGGCTTCGGGATCGCATTCCCCTTTGTGCTGACCTTCTACATGCTCCTCGCGCTGATCGAAGACTCCGGCTACATGACCCGTGTCGCGTTCCTCGCCGACAAGACTATGCACCAGTTCGGCCTCCACGGTGAGGCGGTGATCCCTCTCGTACTCGCCTTCGGGTGCAATGTACCGGCGGTGATGGCAACAAAGAATCTGCAAAGCCGGCGAGAGAGAATGATCGCCGCGACCCTGGTCACCATGGTGCCCTGTTCCGCCCGCACCGTTATCATCACGGGCATCGTGGCGGCCTTCATCGGCATCGTTGCAGCGCTCAGTGTGTACACGATCGTGCTTCTCCTGGTGCTGATCACCGGCCTGATCCTCTCCAAAACAGTATCCGGGGAACGGTTCGGGATGATCCTGGAGATGGTGCCCCTGCGGCGCCCGGATCCCCTGCTCGTCCTGCGCAAATCCTGGACGCGCCTCCGCGAGTTCCTCTTCGTCGCGATGCCTCTGCTGATCGCCGGCAGCATCGTCCTGAGCCTGCTGGAGTTCTTCGGCATCCTCGCTATCTTCCAGGATCTCGTCTCCCCCCTCTTCGTGGATCTGCTCGGTCTCCCGCCGTATGCCGCAACTGCCCTGCTATTCGGCATCCTCCGAAAAGAGATGGCATTCGAGACGCTCGCCGTGCTCGCAGGCACAGCGGACCTGCCCCTCGTGATGACTTCTCTGCAGCTCTTCGTCTTTGCCGTTGTCAGCACGCTCTTTGTGCCCTGCATCTCCACGATCGCCATCCTGTACCGGCAACTGAATGCCCGCACGGCCCTGCTGGTATCGATCTACACGGTGCTGCTGGGCCTCGTAGTAGGAGCTACAATCCACAGGGTGGCAATCTGA
- a CDS encoding metal-dependent transcriptional regulator codes for MNPSRGFRSAGIVTSAAEACMQPDVREDVLEAILNMKVKGISPISLPEIAATLQEEPSRLEEVLQELEKEGSVSKRADGILELTQKGSEIAERVCRKHRVLECFLSEMLGVDGRAASRQACQLEHTVSDETIDKITSLFGTRRRRRGAGKGALEKRGIRSLLAFDEGDEVTVSMIQGARRLDRLAALGILPGARLLLRRKLPNDAIVVQVKECDIALSPEIASSIFAEKSR; via the coding sequence ATGAATCCATCCCGGGGATTCAGGAGCGCCGGGATCGTTACGAGCGCGGCGGAGGCGTGCATGCAGCCCGACGTGCGTGAGGACGTTCTGGAAGCGATCCTGAACATGAAGGTGAAAGGGATCTCTCCGATATCCCTGCCGGAGATTGCTGCTACGCTTCAGGAAGAGCCTTCGAGGCTCGAAGAGGTGCTGCAGGAACTGGAGAAGGAGGGATCCGTCTCGAAGAGAGCGGACGGCATTCTGGAACTGACACAGAAGGGAAGCGAGATCGCTGAACGGGTGTGCCGGAAGCATCGTGTGCTGGAGTGTTTCTTATCGGAGATGCTCGGGGTCGACGGGAGGGCGGCATCCCGTCAGGCATGCCAGCTGGAGCACACAGTCTCGGACGAGACCATCGACAAGATCACCAGTCTGTTCGGCACACGCCGCCGGAGGAGGGGGGCCGGAAAGGGGGCACTGGAGAAGAGAGGGATCCGCTCGCTGCTGGCATTCGATGAAGGTGACGAGGTGACGGTCAGCATGATCCAGGGAGCGAGGAGGCTGGATCGGCTCGCCGCACTCGGTATCCTGCCGGGGGCGAGACTCCTGCTGCGAAGGAAGCTGCCCAACGATGCCATCGTGGTGCAGGTGAAGGAGTGTGACATCGCCCTGAGCCCCGAGATCGCCAGTTCCATCTTTGCGGAGAAGAGTCGATGA
- a CDS encoding undecaprenyl diphosphate synthase family protein, producing the protein MMYWIYECLLERKLRLFPQHICFMITGRDLASAPGKILEVVRWCRDLGIRGCTFHVSTRDPLLVEPYLPSIRAIRDIAHLRLHYENTNEESGEGMNVTVAIGKSGRAEIASCIRKMAEDGVPPDAVDEEMIEAYLTFKYTPDLVIKTGEDHLTDFLIWQSVYSELFFSDVNWERFRRVDFLRALRDYQNRKRRYGR; encoded by the coding sequence CTGATGTACTGGATCTATGAATGTCTGCTGGAGCGGAAATTACGGCTGTTCCCGCAGCACATCTGCTTCATGATCACGGGAAGGGATCTCGCATCGGCACCCGGCAAGATCTTGGAAGTGGTGCGATGGTGCCGGGATCTCGGGATTCGCGGGTGCACTTTCCATGTGAGCACGAGAGACCCCCTTCTCGTGGAGCCGTATCTCCCCTCGATCCGGGCGATCCGGGACATCGCACATCTGAGGCTGCATTACGAAAATACGAACGAGGAGTCGGGAGAGGGCATGAATGTGACAGTGGCAATCGGCAAGAGCGGCAGAGCGGAGATCGCGTCGTGCATCCGCAAGATGGCGGAGGATGGCGTCCCGCCCGACGCTGTGGACGAAGAGATGATCGAGGCCTACCTGACCTTCAAGTACACCCCGGATCTGGTCATCAAGACCGGCGAGGATCACCTGACGGATTTCCTGATCTGGCAGTCCGTGTACAGCGAACTCTTCTTCTCCGATGTCAACTGGGAACGCTTCCGGAGGGTGGATTTCCTGCGGGCCCTCCGGGACTACCAGAATCGGAAGAGACGTTACGGCCGGTAA